A DNA window from Onthophagus taurus isolate NC chromosome 1, IU_Otau_3.0, whole genome shotgun sequence contains the following coding sequences:
- the LOC111415974 gene encoding leukocyte receptor cluster member 1 homolog: protein MNILPKKRWHVRTKENITRVRRDEAKAAEEERSRVERSKLAEREARTELLRQKARKRVSDINQDFVPLDEKVIETEQKEHVNFFKEVEDGIDECKSANKDHDKEKKEEQEVYEKKIGYLTYLGQDTHESLGTQSWYNVAPDRSKNTKEEVNMKSKSRLDPINIIKKFTTDLKPIKKEDNLKKKDEKMINLKYDSYVYTKEKHKKHKKHKKSRKRKRSTSSDESENEEERINKQRKMEIMRAERLKREQEERRKAEMLLNGKNEPEETVKTKEVGMKQKYNSQFNPELAKQNY, encoded by the exons atgaatattttaccAAAGAAAAG atgGCATGTTCGGACAAAGGAAAATATAACAAGAGTTCGTCGAGATGAAGCCAAAGCAGCTGAAGAAGAAAGAAGTAGAGTTGAACGTTCCAAATTAGCA GAAAGAGAAGCACGGACAGAATTATTACGTCAAAAGGCTAGAAAACGTGTTTCTGATATAAATCAAGATTTTGTACCCTTAGATGAGAAAGTTATAGAAACAGAACAAAAAGAACatgtaaatttctttaaagaaGTAGAGGACGGAATTGATGAGTGCAAATCAGCTAATAAAGATcatgataaagagaaaaaagaagaacaagaagtgtatgaaaagaaaattggtTATTTAACTTACCTTGGACAAGATACACATGAATCTTTGGGAACACAAAGTTGGTATAATGTTGCTCCTGATAGAAGTAAAAATACTAAGGAGGAAGTTAATATGAAAAGTAAAAGCAGATTAGatccaataaatattattaaaaaattcactaCCGATTTAAAACCTATCAAAAAGGAAgataatttgaagaaaaaggaTGAGAAAatgatcaatttaaaatatgattCCTATGTATATACAAAGGaaaagcataaaaaacacaaaaaacataAGAAAAGTAGAAAGAGAAAACGAAGTACTTCATCTGATGAAtcagaaaatgaagaagaaaggATTAATAAACAGAGGAAAATGGAGATTATGAGAGCTGAAAGATTGAAAAGAGAACAGGAAGAAAGGCGAAAAGCTGAAATGCTTTTAAACGGAAAGAATGAGCCTGAAGAAACTGTTAAAACCAAAGAAGTTGGAATGAAACAGAAATATAATTCACAATTTAATCCTGAATTAGCAAAACAAAACTATTAA